The genomic region ttctatttctttcattttcatttacttttctatttatttttcattCTATTtgatttccattagcagtagcgcttttcgtAGGAACCACACTACTACTCATGTCCTAGCTGTAGCgcgcttcttccaagcccgctactgctatgtgtgGCCTATCGTTCTAttaatgggaatattagtagtagcgcttttacgacCACACGCTACAATTTTATCTTTAGCGCGGTTTTTTCTAgctcgctactgctatctagcactagcgcccttttttgacccgcgctgctgctaaatttctgtgtataaggttttccctagtagtgtcaggtcatcaataaagccagagaataccatgtggaacttgacttCAGATATTAGGGGTTGTaatagatcttatattgtatatatgtagctagtagcgtcggatagatatacgaaaacttgttgttcgaccaatctctcggagaaggagagctagatcacttctctctgtatatgttcatgacgatcttctgtacttaatggtctCCTTCATTTTCTtagtagctagcgtgtcgagtccttctatacgtacagtacgtagcgtcgaccaagcacggagataagagaggtcacttatttctattatagctagctaacacaatatatgaaacccctaattaaattaaccctccaaaccCCCCAAacacccccctttaaaaaaacaaaaaccccggCTCCTGAgccgctgacgcgtggatgccttttggtcccggttggtgttaccaaccgggaccaaaggccctcctgccggGGCTCGTCGCAGCGGCTACGTGGAGCCCCACCTGTCCCGGTTCGTGcgcgaaccaggactaaaggtcatgggctttagtcccgaccctttagtcccggttcgagaaccgggacaaatgggcctctggaaccgggacaaatgggcctttttctactagtgtatgccaACGTTGGATATCTTTCGGACCTCAATGATGCCAGGTCACAAACAGGGTTTGTATTTTTATATGGTAGAACTTCTATTGCATGTAAGTCAACAAAACAGACATTGGTAGCAACTTCCACTAACCACTCTGAAATAATTGCATTATTTGAAGCCTCACAAGAATATGTATGGCTCTGTAGGGTGATTAATCATATTTAGATATCATGCAACATTGATTCCTTAGAATCATcaaccattatctatgaagataatgttgCTGTGTTGCTCAAATGCACATGGGATAATACTAAAACTAATATCACCAAACATATGCGTGCAAACTATTTTTTCCACACGAATTACAGAAAGATGGAGAAATTGATAGTTTGCAAACAAAATCTTGTCACAATTTTGCAGATTTGTTCACTAATTCTTTACCAATAGCTGCATTTCAAAAATGCAATCATCACATTGGCATGCAAGGATTTAAGGAATTTGCAAAGTTCAGGGGAGAAAACTCCTAGAACTAAAACTTATTCATTATCCTCCGATAATAAAATATTGTTCTCTTTCATTATGTGTTTTCCAATGGATTTCTCATACATGTGTGAATGAGGTGATTGGTTGCACTAACAATATATCAAGTTCCTATTATTCTACTTATATTTATTTTCCACAGGATTTTTGGACAACATAGACAGTGCAAGATCAGAGACTTTTGAGGTTTCAAGATCAAGACAATCAAGAAAACACAAGACTTTTCAGCACTCAAGATATGTGAAGATTCTCAATACGATGAAGATTACTAAAAGCGTTGTCCAAGGAGGAGTATTAGGAATCAAATAGCTTAAGATTTAGGCTAATTAGATTAGATTACTTAGAATATACCATTTACCAGTTAGAATATTGGCCTTGTCCAAACGATGTACATCTCAAACCGTCGCTGCGTCTCTCCCAAATAACGCGAAGCACATGTAACCGATGTTGTAAACACATGTTTAGGACATATAAATAACTCTTTTTTTTCAAAGGAGGATcactccggcctctgcatcaaaatgATGGATGTAGCGGATAGCCCCTTTATTAAAAGAAGTACCTGAGTAGTAAATACCTAGATGAATCATTCAATTCACTGACCCATTCACTTAACTCTCTCTTTTCTTCTCAAGAAGTTCTCCCATGGACAAAGGTACACCTCCATTTTATTTCACTTGACGCCACACAAACATTTATATTCACCAAACTTATTCAGCAACACTAATCCACCACGCTTACCATCAAGGATGACAGTGTAGATCTCAAGAGGATAAAGTGCGTCGCGTGAGACGCACGGAAAGCGGCGTCTTCATCCCCTTGACGAAGGTGTTGAGCTCAGTCACGTCGACGCCAGCACAACCCACCGTGGGTGGCTTCCAGTGGAACTCGTGCACGAGCGCAGCCAAGAAACACTTGATGTTCATCATGGCCAGACCCACGCCAGGGCAGAACCTATGCCCGGTGCCGAACGGCACCATCCTGATCTCCTTGGGACCCGGCAAAGGCCCCACATCCTCTGCCTCGCCGCCCGGCAGGAACCGCTCAGGTCGGAACTCGTCGGGATCCGTCCATGTCTTGGTGTACCGCCCGATGGCTCCCACGGAGACCTGCATGAGCAAGTCGCTGGTTGTTCCTCCGACTCCGAGAAACCCGGCGGCGTCGGCATGGACGTGGCGCTGGATGAAGGGCACCGTTGGGTGCATGCGGAggctctcgagcaccacagcgttCAGATACGGCATGCCATGGATGAGGCTTCTGGAGCTGGAGACCACAGTGCCGCCAGCGCTTTGGACCTCGTCACTCAGCTTTTCCTGGACCTCCTGGTCGTTTACAACGTGGGGGAGGGTCCATTCCAGGCATGCTGCGACCGTCCCAGCGCCGGCGCCCCGGAACTCCAGCACGAGGAGCACCAACTCGTCATCCCTAACAGCACGGCGGCCACCGTCACCATCGGGGACGCGTAGGTCGATGAGAGAGTCGACGTATGGACGACGGCTGCCCCCGTCGCATGGACGTCGGGACTCCCGCCGTGCGGCGACAAGACGGAGGAATATCTCGCCCATCCGAGCGTGTCAGGCCAAGAGCTGGCGCAGCACTCTCCACCCCGTGAGCTTGGCCATCATGGAGCCAGACGACGGTTTGGCCTCCACAACAGCGATGAGCTGGATGTCTCGTATCCCGCAGCGCATGGCGCGTAGATAGCCCTCATCGATGTCGTCGCCGAAACACAGGCGCGCGACGACCGAGAAGACGGCGGCAGAGAGGTGCTCGCGGACGGACACCACCGGTAGTTCCTTCCCGAGTGCCGCAATAAGGCCCTGGGTGGCTTCCCGCTGCAGCGGGGCGATGTGCCCGAGGCGGGACGGATGAAGCGCCTCAGCCATCAGGTTGCGCCGGAGAGCACTCCAGAGCGGGCCATAGGGCACAGAGGTTAGGCCGTCGCCTCGTTGGCCGCCGTTGCTCTTTTCCAGCGCCACCAGGAAGGGCGGAGCTGGGCGGTTCGAGAAGTGGTCGGCGTTCTCGATGAGCATGCACTGGGCAGCGGCAGGGTCGACGATGTTCTGGATAACCAATGCAGCTGGAGCTAGGGCGCCGGCACGCCTAACACCAGTGTGGCAGCCACGCCGCCGGATCAGTACGGATAAGCCCAAGAAAACAAGGGCAAGGAGCACAAGGAGCTCCATTGTTGGTTTCCGTGTGAGTGACTCTTACTATCTTATAAAGAGAGGCTAGCTAGGTAGGGCAGCGTTACTACTGATTACGAATGATATAGTATCGCATTACCATGCATTATCACTCTCGCACCTAACCTAACGCAATTGATGTATGAGCTGCTGCTGGGAAAAGCTAAAGCTATATATGGTCGGTTTTGTGCGGTCTGGCAGTACTTTGCTGTATTATTTGCACTTTAACGAGTGGGAGGGGATGCGCTACAATTGTTTTCTAAGGAACGTGTGATGCATGGTATGTAACAATTATATATCTATTATAAGTGGAATATCTCTGTATATTTCAATCATCATGCATGCCAAGGGAAACATTAGGTATACACTACCGGAACTACGGGACTTTAGAATAATGCGGTTGATCTCTACAAATGCCACCTTTCATCTACTTTGAAATATATTATTATTAGTGTTTCCGTCCTTTCATTCGAAGTGAGCCCCTTACCTACATTTTCTATAGGGAACGTGTGGTGCATGCAACAAAAACTACTATGATGCAGAAACTTTTATCCAAGATGTTTATGCATTGATTTGATTTAGCCATTTGATCTTTTTGATTTGTTTGCCTTAATATATCAAAAATTCATGTGAAATGAGTACAACGGTAGTATGGCAGAAACAGAAGCTGATATGGGAAATGATCCGTATCTTTCTTGAGTATGCACACGCATATTTTCGGAATCACACCATATGGGAATATTCCTGTAAAATTTTATAAGCATCATCCATGCAAAAGAAAAGAGGAAAAATTGTTGATGTTGTATTGGTGACACTATAAGCAGCAAAACAACTAACATTTACATTCAACATTAGACCAGGAAATGGGCTACCATCAACATTCAGTAACAATATAGCGATATTCACATATTTGTTTCGGATGCACATTATTGTTCTTTGTGTAATAACAACAACAAAAGCATATGCGGAGGAACATGAAGACTTTCTCTTGTTTCCTTCCCTAACCCTAGTCAGCTCATGCAAACACCCCGCTCCAGTATTCACCGGTGTGCCCgtggattcgcccccccccccctctgccaACCACTCCCATGGCCAGTGGCGGGGAGGGAATCCCGGTGCCTCTGCTCTGGTTAGTAGTTTAGATTAGGGTTTTTTAGTCCTCGTAGGCACGGAGCTCGGGCGGACGACGACacttcttcttcgagtttgtcttccaGGCTCTGATCCTCCTCGAGTTTGTCCGTCTGGGCATAGTCGGTGGAGCTCTGGCATAGATTATTGTCATCTCTTTGGGGCGGTGAGGTTAGAATTTCTCGTCATGTGGCAGGATTTGATGTCAGATGCTTCAGATGTATGCAAGGTTTCAATGGTGACAACTGCAGCTACAGGGCATAGGTCCTTAGGGGCATGTGCATGAAAACATTCCAACTGTCATCGACAAGATCAAGTTGGCTCTGGTAGCGAAGGACTACAGCACCGCGTTAGCGGCTCTTTCTATCGGCATTAGTGGTTGTTTGGTGGTCTCGGAATCTCGAAGTAATTTTTGTTATGTTTGATATGCTTTGTACTTCGGGTGAACTCTTATAATAGTTCTGATCTTTTTTGCAGAAATAAATCCATGTGTGGATGAACATGCAAGGTTGTACTTTTTTTGCTTGATTATGTACCTTCCAATGGTGTTTTGACTGTCGAAAGGACAATGAGAAATATATTGTTGGTGATCTCCGCTGATTTGTAGGAGTTTCTTACGTAGCATCATTTGTTCATACAGTAAAATCATGTTTTATTTTGAATCAATTTGGTTGCCTGTCTCAGATCTAGCAATCACCAATGTCAGTCAAGTAAGTTGGTCAGATGAAATGTATCACATGTAAATAGTCTCTATGAATAACTCCCTAGAGTAGAGAAAAATAACAAAACTAGAAATTTGATAAAGAAGACAAAAAATCAGAGATACATAGAAAATTTGGAGAAATCAATGAACCTTCCACTTGCCACACACTTTTGAGAATTCCGACAAAGAAGGGAAACTATTCAATGGCATGATCACATGTGTACTTGTACTCCTGACCAACAGATAAGGTATGATTTATAGAAAAATTGAAGTATGAGTGACTGAAGATGGAATCATGCCTTTATGgcaatggcaaacttctaggaatGTGACATAGCAGAAGTATACATGGTCGCTCCTTATTTTCTCCTTGCCAGATATGGCTCTATAAGTTTGCAACTTTGTGAGGCACAACGTTCCTCATGCCAACCGCAAGAAGCACTCTCTCTTCCATCAAGGAAAAAAAATTAGCACCAATTCTAAGAATCTGGCCGCTTCCATTCCCTAAAAATCACATTGGTATTCACCTATGCTTGTTACAACATCGTCTTTTCTGACATGCTAGCACATCGGATAGGTGAAAATCGAAGATGCATTGAAAACATGAGGGAATGGGAGACATCAGAAGAGAAGCAATTGTTGCTATGCGGATCTAGCAACCTAATGTAGTCTCCAAGTCTCTACGTAATCCACCATTCATGTCTCGTAGCAGGACTGGATATACAAagaatgtttattatgtggtatgGCCGTGAACTTCGCAGACACTATCCATGAGTCGTCGAGGAACCACATCATTTTACAATGCATTTAGAGCATTTTCTTTCCGACGCAGCACTTTACGGCTGGTGTAGCAAAGCCTTCTGATTTGGTCAAGACAACAACAATGTGATCTTTATGGCGACACAATGTTCCTTCGTTCGTTCTCTACTCTACCCCTCAATGCATTTTCAAGTTGGTGTTGGCCGTATTGAAAGTCCTGGCTATACCGTTTCATAGAAAAATTGTAATCAAGGTTGAAGTTTGTAAAACATGGACCCCTGGATAAATCATGGAATATTAGGGTATCCATATATTCCACCCCCACAGCCCGTAGCACTTcaacatgcactagtagaaaaagggcctaatgtgaagcacattagtcccggtttgtaacagaaccggcactaatgtgaccattagtgccggttccaacggctagggggGGGGGAGCTCagtagtgccggttcgtggcaaaccttttagcaccggttcgtgccacgaaccggtccTAAAGGTtatggtggcaggatgttgtcagactggggcccctccagcacctttagtaccggttcttgccacgaaccggtactataggtcatcctacatataaacccttcgtctagctcgctctgttcttccccctttcccctctcctcctctctgttcttcctctcttcccctcgagcttatcacacattttgcccaaattttgtcaagatttgaaggcccccattgatgacccacaagtataggggatctatcgtagtcctttcaataagtaagagtgtcgaaccccacgaggagtagaaggaaatgacaagcggtttttagtaaggtattctctgcaagcactgaaattgtaggtaacatatagttttgtgataagataatttgtaacggataacaagcaatgaaagtaaataaggtgcagcaaggtggcccaatcctttttctagcaaaggacaagcctggacaacttcttataatgagaaaagcgctcccgaggacacatgcaaATTATCGTCTAGCtacttttcatcacgctcatatgattcgcgttcgttacattgatagtttgatatgtgggtggaccggtgcttgggtactgccctttcttgggcaagcatcccacttatgattaacccctattgcaagcatccgcaactacaaaagaagtattaaggtaaacctaaccatagcatgaaactagtggatccaaatcagcctcttacgaagcaacgcataaactagggtttaagcttctgtcactctagcaactcatcatctacttattacttcccaatgcctcctctaggcccaaataatggtgaagtgtcatgtagtcgacgttcacataacaccactagaggagagacaacatacatctcatcaaaatatcgaacgaataccaaattcacatgactactaatagcaagacgtcacccatgtcctcaggaacaaacataactactcacaaagcatattcatattcataatcagaggagtattaatatgcattaaggatctgaccatatgattttccaccaagcaaatcaattagcatcaactacaaggagtaatcaacactactagcaacccacaggtaccaatttgtggttttggatacaagattggatacaagagatgaactagggtttgagaggagatggtgctggtgaagatgttgatggagcttgaccccctcccgatgagaggatcgttggtgatgatgatggtgatgatttcctcctcccggagggaagtttccccggcagaacagctccaccagagccctagattggttccgccaaggttccgcctcgtggcggctgaGTTTCGTgttgtaagcttgcttatgattttttttcagggtagaagacttcatatagcagaagatgggcaccggagggccacgagggggcccacgaggcaggggggcgcgcgcagtagggatgggcgcgccccccaccctcgtggccagggtgtgggccccctcgtgtACTTCTTCCGCtgaataattatcattaattccaaaaatgactttcgtggagtttcaggacttgtgtagttgtgcagaataggtctccaatattcgctccttttccaagcagaatcctagctgccgacattccccctcttcatgataaaccttgtaaaataagagagaatagccataagtattgtgacgtaatgtgtaataacagcccataatgcaataaatattgatataaaagcatgatgcaaaatggacgtatcaactcccctaagcttagacctcgcttgtcctcaagcggaagccgatatcgaaaaatatgtccacatgtttagagatagaggtgtcgataaaaataaaatacggacatgtgggcatcatgatcattcttataacatcaacatatatagattttgtcatatgatttcttatgctcaagtaacaatctattcacaatgtcgagtatggttcaaaaacttcattcagaactaacaaactataatctcagtcactgaagcaattgcaatatatcataacatcagaaagagtcaagaatagagcttttcaggaagtccacatactcaactatcatatagtcttctacaattgctaacactcacgcaatacttatggttatggagttttaatcggacactgagaaagataggtgcttataatttcgcctcccaatgtattcacctttgggtgatgtcaacaataatagttcatgctaacttacatccaattggataaatgtttcaggatctttccaacacgaggtgcttgccaaaggataaaatgaaaaagggaaaggtgaagatcaccttgactcttgcaaaaagtaaaagacataaagtaaaagataggcccttcgcagagggaagcagaggttgtcatgtgcttttagggttggatgcacaaaatcttaatgcaaaagaacgtcactttatattgccacttgtgatatgaacctttcttatgtagtctgtcgcttttattacttccatatcacacgatcgtataaagcttattttctcttgtgacgcccccgattcaattgtacactaatcatgcacgcaaatgtgtacgatcaagatcagggactcacgggaagatatcacaacacaactctaaaacataaataagtcatacaagcatcataatacaagccaggggcctcgagggctcgaatacaagtgctcgatcatagacgagtcagcggaagcaacaatatctgagtacaaacataagttaaacaagttgccataagatggctagcacaaactgggatacagatcgaaagaggcgcaggcctcctgcctgggatcctcctaactactcctggtcgtcgtcagcgggctgcacgtagtagtaggcacctccggtgtagtagggggtc from Triticum aestivum cultivar Chinese Spring chromosome 4A, IWGSC CS RefSeq v2.1, whole genome shotgun sequence harbors:
- the LOC123083157 gene encoding cytochrome P450 89A2-like, whose product is MGEIFLRLVAARRESRRPCDGGSRRPYVDSLIDLRVPDGDGGRRAVRDDELVLLVLEFRGAGAGTVAACLEWTLPHVVNDQEVQEKLSDEVQSAGGTVVSSSRSLIHGMPYLNAVVLESLRMHPTVPFIQRHVHADAAGFLGVGGTTSDLLMQVSVGAIGRYTKTWTDPDEFRPERFLPGGEAEDVGPLPGPKEIRMVPFGTGHRFCPGVGLAMMNIKCFLAALVHEFHWKPPTVGCAGVDVTELNTFVKGMKTPLSVRLTRRTLSS
- the LOC123083158 gene encoding cytochrome P450 89A2-like, whose translation is MELLVLLALVFLGLSVLIRRRGCHTGVRRAGALAPAALVIQNIVDPAAAQCMLIENADHFSNRPAPPFLVALEKSNGGQRGDGLTSVPYGPLWSALRRNLMAEALHPSRLGHIAPLQREATQGLIAALGKELPVVSVREHLSAAVFSVVARLCFGDDIDEGYLRAMRCGIRDIQLIAVVEAKPSSGSMMAKLTGWRVLRQLLA